In one Lolium rigidum isolate FL_2022 chromosome 3, APGP_CSIRO_Lrig_0.1, whole genome shotgun sequence genomic region, the following are encoded:
- the LOC124702270 gene encoding elongation factor 1-alpha-like — MGKEKVHINIVVIGHVDSGKSTTTGHLIYKLGGIDKRVIERFEKEAAEMNKRSFKYAWVLDKLKAERERGITIDIALWKFETTKYYCTVIDAPGHRDFIKNMITGTSQADCAVLIIDSTTGGFEAGISKDGQTREHALLAFTLGVKQMICCCNKMDATTPKYSKSRYEEIVKEVSSYLKKVGYNPEKVPFVPISGFEGDNMIERSTNLDWYKGPTLLEALDQINEPKRPSDKPLRLPLQDVYKIGGIGTVPVGRVETGTIKPGMVVTFGPTGLTTEVKSVEMHHESLLEALPGDNVGFNVKNVAVKDLKRGFVASNSKDDPAKEAASFTSQVIIMNHPGQIGNGYAPVLDCHTSHIAVKFAELITKIDRRSGKEIEKEPKFLKNGDAGIVKMIPTKPMVVETFATYPPLGRFAVRDMRQTVAVGVIKGVEKKDPTGAKVTKAAAKKK; from the exons ATGGGTAAGGAGAAGGTCCACATCAACATTGTGGTCATTGGCCATGTCGACTCTGGAAAGTCGACCACCACTGGCCACCTGATCTACAAGCTTGGAGGAATTGACAAGCGTGTCATCGAGAGGTTTGAGAAGGAAGCCGCTGAGATGAACAAGAGGTCTTTCAAGTACGCGTGGGTGCTTGACAAGCTCAAGGCTGAGCGTGAGAGAGGTATCACCATCGATATCGCTCTCTGGAAGTTCGAGACAACCAAGTACTACTGCACGGTCATCGATGCCCCTGGTCACCGTGACTTCATCAAGAACATGATCACTGGTACCTCCCAGGCTGACTGCGCTGTTCTCATCATTGACTCCACCACTGGTGGTTTTGAGGCTGGTATCTCCAAGGATGGCCAGACCCGTGAGCACGCTCTCCTTGCTTTCACCCTTGGTGTGAAGCAGATGATCTGCTGCTGCAACAAG ATGGATGCCACCACTCCCAAGTACTCAAAAAGCCGTTATGAGGAAATTGTGAAGGAAGTCTCATCATACTTGAAGAAGGTCGGCTACAACCCTGAGAAGGTCCCATTTGTTCCCATCTCTGGTTTTGAGGGTGACAACATGATTGAGAGGTCCACCAACCTTGACTGGTACAAGGGCCCAACCTTGCTTGAGGCTCTTGACCAGATCAACGAGCCGAAGAGGCCCTCGGACAAGCCCCTGCGTCTTCCCCTTCAGGACGTTTACAAGATTGGTGGCATTGGAACTGTGCCTGTTGGTCGTGTTGAGACTGGTACCATCAAGCCAGGCATGGTGGTCACCTTTGGTCCCACTGGTCTGACCACTGAGGTTAAGTCTGTTGAGATGCACCATGAGTCTCTCCTGGAGGCGCTCCCTGGTGACAATGTTGGCTTCAACGTCAAGAATGTTGCTGTGAAGGATCTCAAGCGTGGGTTTGTGGCATCCAACTCCAAGGATGACCCTGCCAAAGAGGCAGCCAGCTTcacctcccaggtcatcatcatGAACCACCCTGGTCAGATTGGCAATGGCTACGCCCCAGTGCTGGACTGCCACACCTCGCACATTGCTGTCAAGTTCGCTGAGCTGATCACCAAGATTGACAGACGATCTGGTAAGGAAATTGAGAAGGAGCCCAAGTTCCTGAAGAACGGTGATGCTGGTATTGTGAAGATGATTCCCACCAAGCCTATGGTTGTTGAGACCTTCGCCACTTACCCTCCTCTTGGTCGCTTTGCTGTGCGTGACATGAGACAAACAGTTGCTGTTGGTGTCATCAAGggtgtggagaagaaggacccaACTGGTGCCAAGGTGACCAAGGCTGCTGCCAAGAAGAAGTGA